From the genome of Pseudomonas sp. AB6, one region includes:
- the rng gene encoding ribonuclease G: MSEEILINITPMESRVAVVENGVLQEVHVERTQRRGIVGNIYKGKVVRVLPGMQAAFIDIGLDRAAFIHASEISMREGPSVESISALVHEGQGLVVQVTKDPIGSKGARLTTQLSIPSRYLVYMPRTAHVGISLRIEDEAERERLKKVVTDCVAQEGITEAGGFILRTAAEGAGADEILMDIRYLRRLWDQIGVQIQTVSAPSVIYEDLGLALRTLRDLVSPRIEKIRIDSRETFQRTTQFVSELMPEIADRLEHYPGERPIFDLYGVEDEIQKALERKVPLKSGGYLVIDPAEAMSTIDVNTGAFVGHRNLEETIFKTNLEAATAIARQLRLRNLGGIIIIDFIDMEDGEHQRQVLRTLEKQLERDHAKTNIIGITELGLVQMTRKRTRESIEQVLCEPCSSCQGRGKLKTPETVCYEIFREILREARAYQAEGYRVLANQKVVDRLLDEESGNVAELEGFIGRTIRFQVETMYSQEQYDVVLL; encoded by the coding sequence ATGAGTGAAGAGATTCTAATCAACATCACGCCGATGGAATCGCGCGTGGCCGTAGTTGAGAACGGCGTACTTCAGGAAGTTCACGTTGAGCGTACCCAGCGGCGCGGTATCGTTGGCAATATTTACAAAGGCAAAGTCGTGCGGGTTTTGCCCGGTATGCAGGCGGCATTTATCGACATCGGCCTGGACCGCGCAGCGTTCATTCACGCTTCGGAAATTTCCATGCGCGAAGGCCCGTCGGTTGAAAGTATCAGCGCACTGGTTCACGAGGGCCAGGGCTTGGTAGTGCAGGTCACCAAAGACCCTATTGGCAGCAAAGGCGCGCGCCTGACCACTCAGTTATCGATCCCGTCCCGCTACTTGGTGTATATGCCCCGGACTGCGCACGTGGGAATTTCGCTCAGAATCGAAGATGAAGCTGAGCGTGAGCGACTGAAAAAAGTAGTGACTGACTGCGTTGCGCAAGAAGGCATAACTGAAGCTGGCGGTTTTATTCTACGGACTGCAGCGGAAGGCGCTGGCGCCGATGAAATCCTAATGGACATCCGCTACCTGCGCCGTTTATGGGATCAGATTGGCGTGCAAATCCAGACGGTCAGCGCTCCCAGTGTGATTTACGAAGACCTTGGTCTAGCCCTGCGCACGCTGCGTGATCTAGTCAGCCCACGGATCGAAAAAATCCGTATCGATTCACGGGAAACGTTTCAGCGGACCACTCAATTCGTTTCCGAACTGATGCCGGAAATCGCCGATCGCCTCGAGCATTACCCAGGCGAGCGGCCGATCTTTGACCTTTATGGGGTTGAAGACGAAATCCAAAAAGCCCTTGAACGTAAGGTTCCTCTCAAGTCCGGTGGTTATCTGGTGATTGATCCGGCTGAAGCGATGAGCACCATCGACGTCAACACTGGTGCGTTTGTCGGGCATCGCAACCTGGAAGAAACCATTTTCAAAACCAATCTTGAAGCGGCAACGGCGATTGCACGCCAATTGCGCCTGCGTAATTTGGGCGGAATCATCATCATTGACTTCATCGACATGGAGGATGGTGAACACCAGCGCCAAGTACTGCGTACGCTGGAAAAACAGCTGGAACGCGACCACGCCAAGACCAACATCATCGGCATTACCGAGTTGGGACTGGTGCAAATGACCCGCAAGCGCACTCGTGAAAGTATAGAGCAAGTGCTGTGCGAGCCCTGCAGTAGTTGTCAGGGTCGGGGTAAATTAAAGACTCCAGAAACAGTCTGTTATGAAATTTTTCGCGAAATTCTCCGCGAAGCCCGGGCTTATCAAGCAGAAGGCTATCGTGTACTGGCTAATCAGAAAGTTGTGGATCGCCTACTGGATGAAGAGTCGGGTAATGTCGCTGAATTGGAAGGTTTTATCGGCCGCACCATTCGTTTTCAAGTCGAGACAATGTATTCCCAGGAACAATATGACGTAGTGCTGCTCTGA
- a CDS encoding Maf family protein, translating into MPLLYLASGSPRRRELLTQIGVSFAALSADIDETPFPEESPVAYVERLARAKAQAGMTLLVLDAKGSPTCVLGADTAVVLDGRILGKPVDRADALAMLSALSGREHEVLTAVALLDHEKCEVLIVRTLVRFRPIHSAEAQAYWHSGEPQDKAGGYAIQGLAAIFVESLQGSYSAVVGLPLCETAEMLSRFGIPCWQRLEGKKP; encoded by the coding sequence ATGCCCCTGTTATACCTGGCTTCTGGTTCACCGCGTCGTCGTGAGTTGTTAACGCAAATAGGCGTGTCCTTTGCGGCGCTCAGCGCTGACATTGACGAAACCCCCTTCCCCGAAGAGTCTCCTGTTGCCTACGTAGAGCGGCTGGCGCGCGCGAAGGCCCAGGCGGGTATGACGTTGCTTGTGCTCGACGCGAAGGGGTCGCCAACATGCGTGTTGGGTGCCGACACCGCTGTCGTTCTAGACGGCCGAATCCTTGGCAAACCGGTGGATCGAGCGGATGCCTTGGCCATGCTCAGTGCGCTGTCTGGCCGAGAGCATGAAGTACTGACTGCGGTCGCGCTCCTCGATCACGAAAAGTGTGAAGTCCTCATCGTCCGTACTCTTGTACGATTTAGGCCAATCCACAGCGCAGAAGCTCAGGCCTATTGGCACAGCGGCGAACCACAAGACAAGGCGGGTGGTTATGCAATTCAAGGCCTGGCAGCTATTTTCGTCGAAAGCCTGCAGGGTAGTTATTCTGCAGTCGTCGGTTTGCCATTGTGCGAAACCGCAGAAATGCTTAGCCGTTTCGGCATACCCTGTTGGCAACGCCTTGAAGGTAAAAAGCCATGA
- the mreD gene encoding rod shape-determining protein MreD — translation MVRLAHAKNGWVVWFSFAVGLLLSVSPLPQFMEIFRPLWLALLLAFWALALPHRIGMATAWMLGLAEDVLYGTLLGQNAMILTLITFLVMSLQQRLRTFPMWQQSMVILVIFGLAQLAQLWLSALTGNRQPTLALVLPALVSALLWPWVSYGLRGLSKRLAIY, via the coding sequence ATGGTCCGTCTCGCGCACGCAAAAAATGGTTGGGTAGTGTGGTTCAGCTTTGCTGTTGGTTTACTGCTGAGTGTTTCCCCGTTGCCGCAGTTCATGGAAATATTTCGCCCGCTTTGGCTCGCGCTCCTGTTGGCGTTTTGGGCGTTAGCGCTGCCGCATAGAATTGGCATGGCCACTGCGTGGATGCTCGGGCTGGCCGAAGACGTGTTGTACGGTACATTGCTTGGGCAGAACGCGATGATTTTGACCCTGATCACATTCTTGGTGATGTCTTTGCAGCAACGTCTGCGCACCTTCCCGATGTGGCAGCAAAGTATGGTCATTTTGGTTATTTTTGGTTTGGCCCAGTTGGCGCAACTCTGGTTGAGTGCGTTGACTGGTAATCGTCAGCCGACGCTGGCGCTGGTATTGCCAGCGCTAGTCAGTGCGTTGCTCTGGCCATGGGTCAGTTATGGATTGAGAGGCTTGAGCAAACGCTTGGCGATCTATTAA
- the mreC gene encoding rod shape-determining protein MreC, with product MRLLVLVVLSVALMVVDARFTVLKPLRSQMSLVLMQSYWIADLPQRLYQGVASQFGSRTELIAENEKLKTEALLLQGRLQKLAALTEQNVRLRELLNSSALVNEKVEVAELIGMDPNPFTHRIIINKGERDGVVLGQPVLDARGLMGQVVELMPYTSRVLLLTDITHSIPVQVNRNGLRAIASGTGNPERLELRHVPDTADIKEGDLLVSSGLGQRFPAGYPVATVREVIHDPGQPFAIVRAVPTAALNRSRYLLLVFSDGRSAEQRAADAAQAQEVIDHPGAEAATPATPSAPGVAIPAGAHAKPGPGAVHAPATSAVPNPAPAHGSPTPSHTQTIPAGKPPVKPVAIKPPVAAPVAPGTREE from the coding sequence GTGCGCCTGCTGGTGCTGGTCGTCTTATCCGTTGCGCTGATGGTAGTGGATGCCCGTTTTACGGTGCTAAAGCCTCTGCGCAGCCAGATGTCGCTGGTATTGATGCAGTCGTACTGGATTGCCGATTTGCCGCAACGCCTTTATCAAGGTGTCGCCAGCCAGTTTGGCAGCCGTACCGAGCTGATCGCCGAGAACGAAAAACTCAAGACTGAAGCTTTGCTGCTGCAAGGGCGCCTGCAAAAACTGGCGGCTTTGACTGAGCAGAACGTGCGTCTGCGCGAGTTGCTCAACTCTTCCGCGCTGGTCAACGAAAAGGTCGAAGTGGCCGAGTTGATTGGCATGGACCCCAATCCCTTTACGCATCGCATCATTATCAATAAGGGTGAGCGCGACGGCGTGGTGCTGGGTCAGCCTGTCCTCGATGCCCGTGGCTTGATGGGCCAGGTGGTCGAGTTAATGCCGTACACCTCGAGAGTTCTGCTGCTAACCGATATCACCCACAGCATCCCGGTTCAGGTCAATCGCAATGGCTTGCGTGCCATTGCCAGTGGCACTGGTAACCCGGAACGCTTGGAACTTCGGCATGTGCCAGACACGGCGGACATCAAAGAAGGCGACCTGTTGGTGAGCTCTGGACTCGGTCAGCGCTTTCCGGCGGGTTACCCGGTGGCGACCGTCAGGGAAGTGATTCACGACCCCGGCCAACCGTTCGCCATCGTGCGCGCCGTTCCTACTGCCGCATTGAATCGCAGCCGTTACCTGTTGCTGGTCTTCAGCGATGGCCGGTCGGCCGAGCAGCGGGCGGCCGATGCTGCGCAAGCTCAGGAAGTGATTGATCATCCTGGCGCGGAGGCTGCTACGCCTGCCACTCCTTCTGCACCTGGCGTTGCTATACCTGCCGGGGCACACGCTAAACCTGGCCCTGGTGCAGTTCATGCTCCGGCGACATCCGCCGTCCCCAACCCGGCCCCGGCACATGGTTCGCCAACGCCATCCCATACGCAAACAATCCCTGCCGGCAAACCGCCGGTCAAGCCAGTTGCGATCAAACCGCCGGTTGCCGCACCTGTAGCACCTGGGACGAGGGAAGAATAA
- the mreB gene encoding rod shape-determining protein MreB, with protein sequence MFKKLRGMFSSDLSIDLGTANTLIYVRERGIVLNEPSVVAIRTHGNQKSVVAVGMEAKRMLGRTPGNIAAIRPMKDGVIADFSVCEKMLQYFINKVHENSFLQPSPRVLICVPCKSTQVERRAIRESALGAGAREVFLIEEPMAAAIGAGLPVEEARGSMVVDIGGGTTEIALISLNGVVYAESVRVGGDRFDEAIITYVRRNYGSLIGESTAERIKQEIGTAYPGGEVREVDVRGRNLAEGVPRAFTLNSNEVLEALQESLATIVQAVKSALEQSPPELASDIAERGLVLTGGGALLRDLDKLLAQETGLPVIVAEDPLTCVARGGGRALEMMDKHTMDLLSTE encoded by the coding sequence ATGTTCAAGAAACTGCGTGGCATGTTCTCAAGCGATCTTTCGATCGATCTGGGCACTGCCAACACCCTTATTTACGTGCGTGAGCGCGGTATTGTACTGAATGAACCTTCGGTGGTGGCCATTCGCACCCACGGGAATCAGAAAAGCGTTGTTGCCGTCGGAATGGAAGCCAAGCGTATGCTTGGCCGTACTCCGGGCAATATTGCGGCCATTCGCCCGATGAAAGACGGTGTTATTGCCGACTTCAGCGTGTGCGAAAAGATGCTGCAGTACTTTATCAACAAGGTTCATGAGAATAGCTTTCTGCAGCCAAGCCCTCGGGTATTGATCTGTGTGCCGTGTAAATCCACTCAGGTGGAACGTCGAGCCATTCGAGAGTCGGCCCTTGGTGCCGGTGCTCGTGAAGTGTTCCTGATCGAGGAGCCAATGGCTGCCGCGATCGGCGCTGGCCTGCCAGTGGAAGAGGCGCGCGGCTCAATGGTTGTCGATATCGGTGGTGGTACCACTGAAATCGCTCTGATCTCGCTCAATGGTGTTGTGTATGCCGAATCCGTGCGAGTGGGTGGCGATCGTTTCGACGAAGCGATCATCACCTACGTACGTCGTAACTATGGCAGCCTGATTGGTGAATCAACCGCAGAGCGCATCAAGCAGGAAATCGGCACCGCTTACCCTGGCGGAGAAGTGCGTGAAGTTGACGTACGTGGTCGTAACCTTGCTGAAGGCGTTCCACGTGCTTTCACACTCAACTCCAACGAAGTCCTAGAAGCGCTGCAGGAGTCGCTGGCGACTATCGTTCAGGCGGTTAAAAGCGCGCTGGAGCAGTCGCCTCCGGAGCTGGCTTCGGACATCGCCGAGCGCGGCCTGGTGCTGACCGGTGGTGGCGCGTTGTTGCGTGACCTGGACAAGTTGCTGGCCCAAGAAACGGGTTTGCCGGTAATCGTCGCCGAAGACCCACTGACCTGCGTGGCTCGCGGCGGTGGTCGTGCGCTGGAAATGATGGACAAGCACACCATGGACCTGCTCTCTACCGAGTGA
- the gatC gene encoding Asp-tRNA(Asn)/Glu-tRNA(Gln) amidotransferase subunit GatC, which yields MALDRSDVEKIAHLARLGLNDADIPRTTDALNNILGLVDQMQAVDTGGIEPLAHPLEASQRLRADVVTERNQRDTYQAIAPAVENGLYLVPKVIE from the coding sequence ATGGCGCTTGATCGCTCCGACGTGGAAAAAATCGCTCATTTGGCCCGACTAGGCCTGAATGACGCCGATATTCCGCGTACTACCGATGCACTTAATAATATTCTCGGGCTGGTAGATCAGATGCAAGCCGTTGATACCGGCGGTATCGAACCACTGGCGCACCCGCTCGAAGCCTCTCAACGCCTGCGTGCTGACGTCGTGACCGAGCGAAATCAGCGCGATACTTACCAAGCCATCGCACCAGCGGTCGAAAACGGCCTTTATCTGGTTCCGAAAGTCATCGAGTAA
- the gatA gene encoding Asp-tRNA(Asn)/Glu-tRNA(Gln) amidotransferase subunit GatA gives MHHLTLAEIARGLAEKKFSSEELTRVLLARIAQLDPKINSFITLTEDLAIGQARSADARRAGGESGDLLGVPLAHKDLFCTLGIRTSCGSKMLDNFKAPYNATIVAKLAAAGTVTLGKTNMDEFAMGSANESSYYGPVKNPWNLEHVPGGSSGGSAAAVAARLLPAATGTDTGGSIRQPAALTNLTGLKPTYGRVSRWGMIAYASSLDQAGPMARTAEDCALLLQGMAGFDPQDSTSIDEPVPDYSASLNGSLQGLRVGIPKEYFGAGLDPRIAELVLESVKELEKLGAVVKEVSLPNLQHAIPAYYVIAPAEASSNLSRFDGVRFGHRCEDPKNLEDLYKRSRAEGFGPEVQRRILVGAYALSAGYYDAYYLQAQKIRRLIKNDFMSAFAEVDVILGPTTPNPAWKIGAKNDDPISAYLEDFYTITANLAGLPGLSMPAGFVAGLPVGVQLLAPYFQEGRLLNVAHQYQQVTDWHTRSPSGF, from the coding sequence ATGCACCATTTGACCCTAGCCGAGATCGCCCGCGGACTCGCCGAAAAAAAGTTTTCTTCTGAAGAATTGACCCGGGTTCTACTGGCGCGTATCGCCCAGCTTGACCCGAAAATCAACAGCTTCATCACGCTCACCGAGGACTTGGCAATTGGCCAGGCACGCTCGGCCGATGCCCGCCGCGCGGGGGGTGAGAGTGGCGACTTGCTGGGCGTCCCACTGGCCCACAAAGATCTGTTTTGTACCTTGGGCATTCGCACCAGTTGCGGTTCGAAGATGCTCGACAACTTCAAAGCACCGTACAACGCAACGATTGTCGCTAAATTGGCCGCCGCCGGTACGGTAACGCTAGGCAAGACCAACATGGACGAATTCGCCATGGGTTCTGCCAATGAGTCCAGCTATTACGGTCCTGTGAAAAACCCGTGGAACCTTGAACACGTTCCCGGCGGCTCGTCGGGTGGTTCGGCGGCGGCCGTTGCCGCTCGCCTGTTGCCTGCCGCTACCGGCACCGACACTGGCGGCTCTATTCGCCAGCCGGCGGCGTTGACCAACCTCACGGGTCTAAAGCCGACATACGGTCGTGTGTCACGCTGGGGGATGATTGCTTACGCTTCAAGCCTTGATCAAGCCGGCCCGATGGCGCGCACGGCTGAAGACTGCGCTCTGCTGCTGCAAGGCATGGCCGGCTTCGATCCGCAGGACTCCACCAGCATCGATGAGCCCGTGCCGGATTATTCCGCCAGCCTCAACGGCTCGTTGCAAGGACTGCGAGTCGGTATTCCAAAAGAATACTTCGGCGCCGGTCTCGACCCACGTATTGCTGAATTAGTTCTTGAAAGCGTCAAGGAGCTGGAAAAACTCGGTGCCGTCGTCAAGGAAGTCAGCCTGCCGAACCTGCAACATGCCATCCCGGCTTACTACGTCATTGCACCCGCTGAAGCCTCCTCGAACCTGTCGCGTTTTGATGGCGTGCGTTTTGGCCATCGTTGCGAGGACCCGAAAAACCTTGAAGACCTGTACAAGCGTTCTCGCGCAGAAGGCTTCGGCCCAGAAGTGCAGCGGCGAATCCTGGTCGGGGCCTATGCGCTATCTGCCGGTTATTACGACGCCTACTACCTTCAAGCACAGAAAATCCGGCGCCTGATCAAGAATGACTTCATGAGTGCCTTCGCTGAAGTCGACGTAATTCTGGGGCCAACCACGCCGAACCCAGCCTGGAAAATCGGCGCCAAGAACGACGACCCGATTTCTGCCTATCTGGAAGATTTCTACACCATCACCGCCAACCTTGCGGGCCTGCCAGGCTTGTCGATGCCGGCCGGTTTCGTCGCCGGCCTGCCGGTCGGCGTGCAACTGCTTGCGCCCTACTTCCAAGAAGGCCGCTTGCTCAATGTCGCTCACCAGTATCAACAAGTGACCGACTGGCATACGCGCAGCCCATCAGGCTTCTAA
- the gatB gene encoding Asp-tRNA(Asn)/Glu-tRNA(Gln) amidotransferase subunit GatB, with translation MQWEVVIGLEIHTQLSTQSKIFSGSSTTFGSEPNTQASLVDLGMPGVLPVLNQEAVRMAVKLGLAIDAEIGQHNVFARKNYFYPDLPKGYQISQMELPIVGKGHLDITLEDGTVKRIGVTRAHLEEDAGKSLHEDFNGMTGIDLNRAGTPLLEIVSEPDMRSAKEAVAYVKAMHALVRYLGICDGNMAEGSLRCDCNVSIRPFGQVEFGTRCEIKNVNSFRFIEKAINTEVRRQIELIEDGGRVIQQTRLYDPGKDETRAMRSKEEANDYRYFPDPDLLPVVIESSFLDEVRATLPELPPQKRERFQAQFGLSAYDASVLASSREQADYFEKVVGISGDAKLAANWVMVELGSLLNKLAVEIDQSPVSAEQLGGMLLRITDNTISGKIAKMVFEGMANGEGSADEVIEQRGLKQVTDSGAIESMLDEMLAANAHQVEDYRAADEAKRGKMFGFFVGQAMKASKGKANPQQVNELLKSKLEG, from the coding sequence ATGCAATGGGAAGTTGTGATCGGGCTGGAGATTCATACCCAGCTGTCGACCCAATCGAAGATTTTCTCCGGCAGCAGTACTACGTTCGGCTCTGAGCCAAACACGCAAGCAAGTCTTGTGGACCTCGGCATGCCTGGCGTATTGCCGGTGCTGAACCAGGAAGCGGTGCGGATGGCGGTCAAACTGGGCTTGGCGATTGACGCCGAGATCGGCCAGCACAATGTGTTCGCACGGAAAAACTATTTTTACCCGGACCTGCCGAAGGGTTATCAGATCAGCCAAATGGAATTGCCGATTGTTGGCAAAGGCCATCTGGACATTACGCTCGAGGACGGCACGGTCAAGCGTATCGGCGTCACCCGTGCGCACTTGGAAGAAGATGCAGGCAAGAGTTTGCATGAAGATTTCAACGGGATGACCGGGATTGACCTGAACCGCGCTGGCACGCCGCTGCTGGAAATCGTTTCAGAACCAGACATGCGGTCCGCCAAAGAAGCCGTAGCCTACGTCAAAGCCATGCACGCACTGGTTCGTTACCTGGGCATTTGCGACGGCAACATGGCCGAGGGCTCTTTGCGTTGCGACTGTAACGTATCGATCCGTCCGTTTGGGCAAGTCGAATTCGGCACCCGTTGCGAGATCAAGAACGTCAACTCGTTCCGCTTCATTGAGAAAGCCATCAACACCGAAGTTCGACGCCAGATCGAGCTGATCGAAGACGGTGGCCGGGTGATCCAGCAAACCCGTCTGTACGACCCAGGCAAAGACGAAACCCGCGCCATGCGCAGCAAAGAGGAAGCCAACGACTATCGTTACTTTCCGGACCCCGACCTGCTGCCGGTGGTGATCGAGAGTTCGTTTCTTGATGAAGTCCGCGCCACGCTGCCGGAATTGCCACCGCAAAAACGCGAACGCTTTCAGGCACAGTTCGGCTTGTCGGCCTATGACGCTAGTGTCCTGGCTTCAAGCCGCGAACAAGCGGATTACTTTGAAAAAGTTGTTGGTATCAGTGGCGACGCCAAATTGGCCGCCAACTGGGTCATGGTCGAGCTGGGCAGCTTGCTGAACAAACTGGCCGTGGAAATTGATCAGTCACCGGTCAGCGCCGAGCAATTGGGCGGAATGTTGCTGCGCATTACCGACAACACTATCTCAGGCAAAATCGCGAAGATGGTGTTCGAAGGCATGGCCAATGGCGAAGGTAGCGCTGACGAAGTAATCGAGCAACGTGGCCTGAAACAGGTAACCGACAGCGGCGCTATAGAATCGATGCTTGACGAAATGCTTGCGGCCAACGCTCACCAAGTGGAGGACTATCGCGCAGCAGACGAAGCCAAGCGCGGCAAGATGTTCGGTTTCTTCGTCGGTCAGGCCATGAAAGCGTCAAAAGGCAAAGCCAACCCGCAACAAGTGAATGAATTGCTGAAAAGCAAACTTGAGGGGTAA
- a CDS encoding septal ring lytic transglycosylase RlpA family protein, translating into MWRLFSTCALLTLLTLLAGCAGQNIDPRGYNETGSASFYGAKHQGKRTASGERFDQNLLTAAHRDLPFGTRLLITNLGNDKTVEVRVNDRGPHSHGRLIDLSRKAAEQLGMLSAGVARVRVQTLGD; encoded by the coding sequence ATGTGGCGGCTCTTCAGCACGTGCGCTTTACTTACTTTGCTTACTTTACTGGCCGGTTGTGCCGGCCAGAACATAGATCCTCGGGGTTACAACGAAACCGGCAGCGCTTCTTTTTACGGCGCCAAACATCAAGGCAAACGCACCGCCAGCGGTGAGCGCTTTGACCAAAACTTACTAACTGCCGCACACCGCGACTTACCCTTCGGCACGCGGCTGTTGATCACAAATCTGGGTAACGACAAAACCGTCGAAGTTCGGGTTAACGATCGCGGTCCTCACTCCCATGGACGCCTGATCGATTTGTCACGCAAAGCCGCGGAGCAACTCGGTATGCTGAGCGCCGGTGTAGCGCGGGTACGCGTGCAAACGTTAGGCGACTGA
- a CDS encoding calcium/sodium antiporter: MLQLFGGLFLLVVGAELSVRAAVRLAASLKVRPLILGLTVVAMSSSAPQMAVSLQAAFSSSPDISVASVVGSNIFNVLITLGLCALIIPLRVARQLVRVDTPLMIGASALVFALSYKGELGAVDGAILLFALLAYLLTLARRSRRYVPKSTPKHTHTSLARQVVSVVTIAFGLMLLVMGAHLLVEAAVAIAQDLGLSERVIGLTVIAGSTSLPALTTSLIAAMRGERDIAVGNVIGSNLFNLLGVLGMTAMVAPSPLSISPNALGFDLPVMLAVSAVCLPVFYSGYRVTRTEGLLLLGLYLAYGLHIISFTTGMPLAHTLEKLMSYLILPLLAVLILFTSVKAWRRQHQRSS, translated from the coding sequence CTGCTTCAGCTGTTTGGCGGCTTATTTCTTTTGGTGGTGGGCGCTGAGTTATCAGTACGCGCAGCCGTGCGCTTGGCCGCCAGCCTAAAAGTCAGGCCATTGATTCTCGGGCTGACGGTGGTCGCCATGAGTAGCAGCGCTCCGCAAATGGCGGTTAGCCTGCAAGCTGCTTTTTCTTCCAGTCCTGACATCTCGGTGGCCAGCGTGGTGGGCAGTAACATTTTCAATGTGCTGATCACCTTGGGCCTGTGCGCACTCATCATCCCATTGCGAGTCGCACGGCAATTGGTTCGCGTCGACACGCCATTGATGATCGGTGCCAGTGCGCTGGTATTTGCTTTGTCTTATAAAGGCGAACTCGGCGCGGTAGACGGCGCTATCCTGTTATTTGCATTGCTGGCATATCTACTGACGTTGGCACGACGTTCGCGCCGGTACGTGCCGAAAAGTACGCCGAAACACACACATACGTCCCTAGCACGGCAAGTCGTCAGTGTTGTAACAATAGCTTTTGGTCTGATGTTGCTGGTGATGGGGGCGCACTTGTTGGTAGAAGCCGCTGTGGCGATTGCCCAAGATCTGGGGTTATCGGAACGGGTGATCGGCCTGACTGTGATCGCGGGCAGTACTTCGTTACCGGCGCTAACCACCTCGTTAATCGCCGCTATGCGGGGCGAGCGGGACATTGCGGTTGGCAATGTGATCGGTAGCAATCTGTTTAACCTGCTTGGCGTGCTGGGTATGACCGCGATGGTCGCACCGAGCCCGTTATCCATATCACCGAACGCGCTGGGCTTCGATTTGCCGGTGATGCTGGCGGTTTCTGCCGTATGTTTGCCGGTGTTCTATTCAGGCTATCGCGTCACGCGCACCGAAGGTTTGCTTCTGCTCGGGCTGTACTTGGCCTATGGACTGCACATTATCTCGTTTACCACGGGGATGCCGCTGGCCCATACGCTGGAAAAACTGATGAGCTACTTGATTCTGCCCCTGCTGGCTGTGCTCATCCTGTTTACTTCCGTGAAGGCATGGCGACGGCAGCATCAGAGAAGCAGCTAA
- a CDS encoding AEC family transporter yields the protein MLGIFLETLNITAPVFAMLFLGVALKRVGWINDSFIHTASALVFNVTMPALLFLGIIHADLSAALKPALLGYFFIATLVSFGFAWGWAIWRCPYEDRGIFTQGAFRGNNGVIGLALAGSLYGDYGISLGAILAALVILLYNTLSTIVLAVYSPVIKSDPWSVLKSVLCNPLIISVLVAAPFAYFKIGLPSWLQTSGEYLAQMTLPLALICIGGTLSLVALRKSGDLAISASTVKMIWLPVLSTLGAWLWGFRGAELGILFLYFGSPTASVSFVMARAANGNHELAAAIIVITTLAAAITTNIGIFILQWGGWI from the coding sequence ATGCTGGGTATATTTTTAGAGACCCTGAACATCACCGCGCCGGTTTTCGCCATGTTGTTTCTCGGTGTGGCGCTCAAGCGGGTGGGCTGGATCAACGACAGCTTTATCCATACAGCATCAGCCTTGGTGTTCAACGTCACCATGCCCGCGTTGTTATTCCTCGGCATTATTCATGCGGACCTGAGCGCAGCGTTGAAACCGGCGTTGCTGGGGTATTTTTTCATTGCAACACTGGTCAGCTTTGGCTTTGCATGGGGATGGGCGATTTGGCGTTGCCCTTACGAAGACCGAGGGATTTTCACTCAAGGCGCGTTTCGCGGAAACAATGGTGTTATTGGCCTCGCGCTGGCGGGCAGTTTGTATGGCGACTACGGGATTTCGTTAGGCGCGATCCTCGCGGCGCTAGTCATTTTGCTCTACAACACGTTGTCGACCATTGTGTTGGCGGTCTACAGCCCGGTAATTAAGTCTGATCCGTGGAGCGTATTAAAAAGTGTTTTATGCAATCCGCTGATTATCAGCGTGTTGGTGGCTGCACCGTTCGCTTACTTCAAGATTGGTCTGCCGAGCTGGCTGCAAACTTCCGGCGAATACTTGGCACAGATGACCTTGCCGCTGGCGTTGATCTGCATTGGGGGCACCTTGTCGCTGGTGGCGTTGCGCAAAAGTGGCGATCTGGCGATCAGTGCCAGTACGGTAAAAATGATCTGGCTGCCGGTGCTCAGTACATTGGGTGCATGGTTATGGGGTTTTCGCGGGGCGGAATTGGGAATTTTGTTTCTGTATTTTGGCAGCCCAACCGCTTCCGTTAGCTTCGTCATGGCGCGGGCGGCCAATGGCAATCATGAATTAGCCGCGGCGATTATTGTGATCACCACGCTGGCAGCGGCGATCACCACCAACATCGGAATTTTTATCCTGCAGTGGGGCGGTTGGATTTAG